GCTCCTGGACCCAGACGAGCGCCTCCAGCCACAACGCCTGGAGCGCGGCCCGCAACAACCAGGGCGCCTGGGCCGCGTACGGCTTCGACTGGTCGACGGACTACTGCAGCAGTTCCCCCGACAACCCCTTCGGCTTCCCGTTCCAGAAGTCCTGCGCCCGCCACGACTTCGGGTACCGGAACTACAAGGCCGCGGGCACGTTCTCCGCCCACAAGGCCCGGATCGACTCCGCCTTCTACGAGGACCTCAAGCGCGTGTGCGCCGGCTACTCGGGCGCCACGAAGACCTCGTGCAACAGCACGGCCTGGACCTACTACCAGGCCGTGAAGGTCTTCGGCGTCTCCCCGGCGGACGCGGGCGCCCGCAATCTGCCCCGGGCCGCCTGAGCCCCACCGCGTCAGCGCATAGGGGAAGGGCCCCCGGCGAACCGGGGGCCCTTCCTCGCTGCCGTCGTACGGTGGTGCGTCAGCCGATCTCGGCACCGTAGGCGGCCAGCGCCTCCGGTACCGGCTGGAAGAAGGTCGTACCGCCCGCGGAGCAGTCGCCGCTGCCGCCCGAGGTCAGACCGAGCGCGGTGTCGCCCGCGAAGAGGGCGCCGCCGGAGTCGCCCGGCTCGGCGCAGACCGTCGTCTCGATGAGGCCGTTGACGATGTCGCCGTTGCCGTAGTTGACCGTGGCGTCCAGCCCGGTGACCTCGCCGTCGTGCACCTGGGTGGTGGAGCCGCTGCGGGTGACCGCCTGGCCGACCGTCGCGTCACCGGCCTGGGTGATCGCCTGGGTGGAGCCGTCGTAGAGGTTCACCTCGCTCGGGTGCTCGATGTCCGAGGTGTACTTGACCAGGCCGTAGTCGTTCTCCGGGAAGCTGGAGCCCTCGTTCGCCCCGATCTCCGCGCCGCCCTGGGAGTCCGACCAGCTGGTGACCGACTCGGTGCAGTGGCCGGCGGTCAGGAAGTACGGTTCGCCGTCCTTGACCACGTTGAAGCCGAGCGAGCAGCGGGAGCCGGAGCCCCAGATCGCGTCGCCGCCCGCGATCAGCGGCTGGAACTCACCCTTGGTCTTGGTGAGTTCGGCCTTGCCGCCGAGGCCGTCGACCACGGCCGAGAGCTTCTTCCAGGCCGCGCCGTCGACCGTGCTGTCGGCGGTGACCCGCACCTTGTTCGTCACCGGGTCGACCGCCCAGGAGGTACCCGGGATCGTCGCCCTGTCGGTGAGGGTCTGGCGGGCGGACTTCAGCTCGGCGAGGGAGTTCTCCACGATTCTGGCCTTGGCGCCCGCCTGGCGGACCTGCTCGGCGTCGGCCTCGTCGACGACGTTCACGACGAGGGCCTTCGCCGTGGTGTCGTAGTACGAGCCCGCCGCGTCCGCACCCAGATCACGGCCCAGGGTGTCGGCCAGCTTTCCGGCCGCGCCCGCGCTGAGGGTCTTGGCCGCGAACTGCGGCACATCGTCACTGGCGTTCGCGGACTGGAACGTGAATCCCGCTGCGACCAGGGCGACGACGGCCGAGCCGGCGAGCGTCGCGCGCTTCCTGGATATGCGTCGATGCTTCAACTTCGACCTCCTGTGGGGCCGTGCACGGAGCATGTGGGGTGCCCGTACACGGAGGATGGGGCGCCCACTATTCCGAGGCCGGGAAACGCACACAAGGCCGACTTCCGGACGTGCACACGACACCGACGCTTCGCCCTCGGGTCGTTCACTTACCCACGGTCATGCCTTGTCGGTTCCCTTCGCAAACACCCGGTGCAACCGTCGGCGGCCCCAGGGTGAGGACTAGTCCTGTCCGATATTCGCCCCTGCGGTCCGGATGATGGTGCGGTCCGTCCGGATGGCGGCGGGAATCGTCCGCCGACGGCCTCCCAGGACCTTCACAGTTCCCCGTGGACGAACGGTCCCCGTAACGCCCCTGATGGGTCATCATCGAAACGGCGGCAGGCACCGGAGCACATCGGGTCCGGGCCCGCCGGGTGACCGGGTGACCGAGCGAGGGAGGCACGGGTGCGCAATCGGGTGCTCGCGGCGGACGGGCGGCATCTGATGGTCGAGCGGATGGGCGACCCACGGGGAAGACCGGTCTTCCTCCTCCACGGCACCCCGGGCAGCAGGCTCGGCCCCGCTCCCCGCGGCATGGTCCTCTACCAGCGCCATACGCAGCTGATCGCCTACGACCGCCCGGGCTACGGCGGCAGCGACCGGCACGAGGGCCGGCGGATCAGCGACGTCGTCGAGGACGTCCGCGCCATCGCCGACGCCCTGGGGCTCGACCGCTTCGCCGTGGTGGGCCGCTCCGGCGGGGCACCGCACGCCCTGGCCTGCGCGGCCCTGATGCCGGAACGGGTCACCCGGACCGCGGCCCTGGTCAGTCTCGCGCCCCGGGACGCGGCCGGTCTCGACTGGTTCGACGGGATGACCGCCTCCAATGTGCTGGCGTACTCCACGGCGGCCGACGACCCGGAGTCCCTGGCGCGCTCCTTCATCGTCCGCTCGGCGCAGATCCGGCGGGACCCGGTCCGGCTGCTGGACGATCTGCGCCGGGAGCTCACCGACTCCGACCGGCTGGTCGTCAACGACGCGGGCATCCGGTCCATGCTGCTGCGCAACTTCAGCGAGGGGCTGCGGCATTCGGCGTACGGCTGGATCGACGACGCCATCGCGTTCTGCCGCCCCTGGGGGTTCGATCCGGCCCGGATCACCGGCGAGGTGCTG
This sequence is a window from Streptomyces parvus. Protein-coding genes within it:
- a CDS encoding phospholipase, with amino-acid sequence MRRRFTVPLAAVALSLPLALGSAVSASAAPADKPQVLSSWTQTSASSHNAWSAARNNQGAWAAYGFDWSTDYCSSSPDNPFGFPFQKSCARHDFGYRNYKAAGTFSAHKARIDSAFYEDLKRVCAGYSGATKTSCNSTAWTYYQAVKVFGVSPADAGARNLPRAA
- a CDS encoding alpha/beta fold hydrolase, with the protein product MRNRVLAADGRHLMVERMGDPRGRPVFLLHGTPGSRLGPAPRGMVLYQRHTQLIAYDRPGYGGSDRHEGRRISDVVEDVRAIADALGLDRFAVVGRSGGAPHALACAALMPERVTRTAALVSLAPRDAAGLDWFDGMTASNVLAYSTAADDPESLARSFIVRSAQIRRDPVRLLDDLRRELTDSDRLVVNDAGIRSMLLRNFSEGLRHSAYGWIDDAIAFCRPWGFDPARITGEVLLWHGVQDVFAPVGHSRWLAGQIPGATAVLEPRAAHFDAFPMLPRVLDWLLDEREHCGGN